A window from Setaria italica strain Yugu1 chromosome VIII, Setaria_italica_v2.0, whole genome shotgun sequence encodes these proteins:
- the LOC101756992 gene encoding uncharacterized protein LOC101756992, which produces MGNCLVIQDRKEIKIMSVVDGSEVLKVSSPGSDESLTSRLPVKAPAAVVDPGSVRVKLVISKQELKKMLDKEGMSLDDMVCLMRKEQASDREQDCCGGWRPALESIPEGRDL; this is translated from the coding sequence ATGGGAAATTGCCTGGTGATTCAAGACAGGAAGGAGATCAAGATCATGAGCGTCGTGGACGGCAGCGAGGTCCTCAAGGTGTCATCCCCCGGAAGTGATGAGTCCCTGACGAGCCGGCTTCCGGTGAAGGCGCCGGCGGCTGTCGTCGACCCCGGCTCCGTCAGGGTGAAGCTGGTGATCAGCAAGCAGGAGctgaagaagatgctggacaagGAGGGCATGTCGCTGGACGACATGGTGTGTCTCATGCGCAAAGAACAAGCAAGTGACCGTGAACAGGATTGTTGTGGAGGGTGGCGGCCTGCGCTGGAGAGCATACCAGAGGGCAGAGATCTATAG